In Osmia bicornis bicornis chromosome 1, iOsmBic2.1, whole genome shotgun sequence, the following proteins share a genomic window:
- the LOC114872811 gene encoding protein YIPF1: protein MDGNQTNVSDPQFISFQDFPSINHGENAGQAQLNINASTHQGFNNLSNDPTGIGIMEDLQGMPDKTEATSSPNFWTIEYYQQFFNVNTKDVVERIKRSMFPYGSDNYLTTHIRPKPDLYGPFWICITLVFSIAISGNVANYLQTANSSKYHWRYDFHIVSKAASCIFLYAWLLPLTLWGALKWTTSTRDTEEELIESYSTLSLLELLCLYGYSLAIYIPVAFLWTIQIEWFQWSLVVIATFLSGGVLLRSLLPIIEGRYRLIYIAIILGMHLLMAGFMLYFFHAPSTSDTVTAEKPEATTVRINEVLKQTLHPTSVD, encoded by the exons ATGGATGGAAATCAGACAAATGTCAGTGATCCACAGTTTATTTCCTTCCAAGATTTTCCATCGATAAATCATGGAGAAAATGCTGGACAGgcacaattaaatattaatgctTCCACTCATCAAGGTTTTAATAACCTTTCAAATGATCCTACTGGAATCGGCATTATGGAAGATCTTCAGGGAATGCCTGATAAAACTGAAG CCACATCATCACCTAACTTTTGGACCATTGAATATTATCAACAGTTTTTCAATGTTAATACAAAAGATGTAGTGGAAAGAATTAAAAGGTCTATGTTTCCATATGGAAGTGATAATTATTTGACAACTCACATAAGACCAAAACCAGACCTATATGGTCCATTCTGGATTTGTATCACCTTGGTATTTTCTATAGCTATAAGTGGAAATGTGGCTAATTACTTGCAAACAGCTAATTCAAGTAAATATCACTGGAGGTATGACTTTCACATTGTATCTAAGGCTGCAAGTTGCATATTTTTATATGCATGGTTGTTGCCATTAACATTATGGGGTGCATTGAAATGGACCACTAGCACAAGGGATACAGAGGAAGAGTTAATTGAG tCTTACTCAACGCTTAGTCTCTTGGAGCTTTTATGTCTTTATGGTTATTCCTTAGCCATCTACATTCCAGTAGCTTTCCTATGGACTATACAAATTGAATGGTTTCAGTGGAGTTTGGTTGTAATAGCAACTTTCCTATCTGGTGGAGTATTATTGAGATCTTTGTTACCAATAATAGAAG GGAGGTACAGATTAATATATATCGCGATAATTCTTGGAATGCATCTGTTAATGGCAGGGTTTATGCTATATTTCTTTCACGCGCCATCAACGAGCGACACTGTGACTGCAGAAAAACCAGAGGCGACGACTGTTCGCATAAACGAAGTCTTGAAGCAGACTTTACATCCTACTTCTGTCGACTAA